One region of Scophthalmus maximus strain ysfricsl-2021 chromosome 15, ASM2237912v1, whole genome shotgun sequence genomic DNA includes:
- the ky gene encoding lim and transglutaminase domain protein ltd-1 isoform X2, translating into MLKEKCVHDVKTIVQRITQGSRNELDRLRAIWVWLCNNIEYDVSGYLGRSEKLSSPEEVIAAGRGVCCGYSNLCTEMCREVDIECQEVPGHSKGIGYRQGQSLKNVRSDHLWNTVLLGGQWFLLDACWGAGRVDVEHESFVKRFDDFYFLADPEEFIDSHFPDEEKWQLLETPIPLEEFERRVFKTSAFFTMGLRLIQPHHFHIVTDEGEANVSLGFSRPTTFTYEITQHQDLLHCGTSEQKDSSNSSFGLMTVNHRSMKLQLLPPASGTYDVKVFARPEAAVTPLTWVCSFAVECQTPRAMEEIPENPFLSWGLQPAAGSLGITGSSQGSEVAEVEGVFELVLKTSRPLMLLCELVHPELEAAVAKRCLATQIQPDALTCHVLCPLRGFYRLSVFVRDYEKTEVKFQNAANILLHSKGKGVEPDELFPPNLGSVCGPGTRTSEAGLSKFSHTMALVSTQQGKCNITFHNQRDLELHTVLSREEKKAAALPLSRHLFCTYTDSKVTVSVSLPDAGVYRLGLYAKTAPGGDFNPMCDFVLRNSCDQPGPPFPCVYSAWRKGCVLFEPRVGLLEPLSWVRFRVRVPGAHRVSVVGETRTDLKLNKSRVWEGEVSSGNGLQQLKLAASLGESSDMAVLMTFDIKQLGGEV; encoded by the exons ATG ttgaAGGAGAAGTGTGTGCATGATGTGAAGACAATCGTACAGCGAATCACACAAGGATCTAGAAATGAGCTGGACAGGCTTCGTGCCATCTGGGTCTGGCTGTGCAACAACATCG AGTACGACGTGAGCGGTTACCTCGGCCGCTCGGAGAAGTTGAGCTCCCCAGAGGAGGTGATAGCGGCCGGTCGGGGTGTTTGCTGTGGCTACTCCAACCTCTGCACAGAGATGTGCAG GGAGGTGGATATCGAGTGCCAAGAGGTGCCGGGCCACAGTAAGGGCATCGGGTACCGTCAGGGCCAGAGCCTCAAGAATGTGAGATCGGATCACCTGTGGAACACTGTGCTTCTAGGAGGACAGTGGTTCCTGTTGGACGCCTGTTGGGGAGCGGGACGAGTGGACGTGGAACACGAAAGCTTCGTCAAAAG GTTCGATGATTTCTATTTCCTCGCGGACCCAGAGGAGTTCATCGACTCGCACTTCCCCGATGAGGAGAAATGGCAGCTCCTGGAGACGCCCATACCCCTGGAGGAGTTTGAGAGGAGGGTCTTCAAGACCTCAGCCTTCTTCACCATGGGGCTCAGGCTGATTCAGCCCCATCACTTTCACATTGTCACAG ATGAAGGTGAGGCGAATGTTTCCCTCGGCTTCTCCAGACCTACCACGTTCACCTATGAGATCACGCAGCACCAGGATCTCCTCCACTGCGGAACCTCAGAGCAGAAAGACTCCAGCAACTCTTCATTCGGCCTCATGACCGTCAACCATCGCAGCATGAAGCTGCAGCTCCTGCCTCCTGCAAGCGGCACGTATGACGTCAAGGTGTTCGCCAGGCCCGAGGCAGCCGTCACGCCTCTGACCTGGGTCTGCTCCTTCGCAGTCGAGTGTCAGACGCCCCGGGCCATGGAGGAGATCCCAGAGAACCCTTTTTTGTCTTGGGGCCTGCAGCCTGCTGCCGGATCTCTGGGCATCACCGGCAGCAGCCAGGGCAGCGAGGTCGCTGAGGTGGAAGGTGTCTTTGAGTTAGTGTTGAAGACATCCAGGCCCCTCATGTTGCTGTGTGAACTGGTTCACCCAGAGCTGGAGGCCGCTGTAGCCAAGCGCTGCCTGGCTACTCAGATTCAACCGGATGCTCTGACCTGCCACGTCCTGTGCCCCTTACGCGGCTTCTACCgcctgtcagtgtttgtgcgcGACTACGAGAAAACAGAAGTGAAGTTCCAGAACGCTGCAAACATCCTTTTACACAGCAAAGGGAAGGGGGTCGAACCGGATGAGCTCTTCCCTCCCAACCTGGGCTCGGTCTGTGGTCCCGGGACCCGCACGTCGGAGGCGGGCCTGTCCAAATTCAGCCATACGATGGCGTTGGTGAGCACGCAGCAAGGCAAGTGTAACATCACCTTTCACAATCAGCGGGACCTTGAGCTTCACACTGTGctcagcagggaggagaagaaagccGCAGCTCTTCCGCTCTCACGCCACCTCTTCTGCACGTACACAGACAGCAAGGTGACGGTGAGCGTCAGCCTACCTGATGCTGGCGTGTACCGGCTGGGCCTGTACGCCAAGACGGCCCCCGGCGGAGACTTCAACCCCATGTGTGACTTTGTTCTGAGGAACAGCTGCGATCAGCCGGGGCCTCCGTTCCCCTGCGTCTACTCAGCCTGGAGGAAAGGCTGCGTGCTCTTTGAGCCTCGCGTGGGCCTGCTGGAGCCCCTCTCCTGGGTCCGCTTCAGGGTGAGGGTCCCTGGGGCCCACAGGGTGAGCGTGGTGGGAGAGACGCGAACTGATCTGAAGCTGAACAAGAGCAGAGTCTGGGAGGGTGAGGTTTCCAGCGGGAACGGCCTCCAACAACTGAAACTGGCCGCCTCCTTGGGGGAGTCCAGTGACATGGCTGTTTTGATGACCTTTGATATTAAGCAGTTGGGGGGAgaagtgtga
- the ky gene encoding lim and transglutaminase domain protein ltd-1 isoform X1, translating to MSAEVAIQKFSFPFSAAARLAPQDEVTQKGCVLVKALELRGLRESPVLSKLSPVLKKSQAPECPGPSPGAEMAAVQVLASQSAVLSGRSVFEKLIVEGEDQRPAAKRQLSCESAARTISVVKKSAVRKEAEEQRCLKPRAHLGQKAAPPPPPVAATGRRKRRKDLFTNSDVFHRLDAHVIRAGAELKEKCVHDVKTIVQRITQGSRNELDRLRAIWVWLCNNIEYDVSGYLGRSEKLSSPEEVIAAGRGVCCGYSNLCTEMCREVDIECQEVPGHSKGIGYRQGQSLKNVRSDHLWNTVLLGGQWFLLDACWGAGRVDVEHESFVKRFDDFYFLADPEEFIDSHFPDEEKWQLLETPIPLEEFERRVFKTSAFFTMGLRLIQPHHFHIVTDEGEANVSLGFSRPTTFTYEITQHQDLLHCGTSEQKDSSNSSFGLMTVNHRSMKLQLLPPASGTYDVKVFARPEAAVTPLTWVCSFAVECQTPRAMEEIPENPFLSWGLQPAAGSLGITGSSQGSEVAEVEGVFELVLKTSRPLMLLCELVHPELEAAVAKRCLATQIQPDALTCHVLCPLRGFYRLSVFVRDYEKTEVKFQNAANILLHSKGKGVEPDELFPPNLGSVCGPGTRTSEAGLSKFSHTMALVSTQQGKCNITFHNQRDLELHTVLSREEKKAAALPLSRHLFCTYTDSKVTVSVSLPDAGVYRLGLYAKTAPGGDFNPMCDFVLRNSCDQPGPPFPCVYSAWRKGCVLFEPRVGLLEPLSWVRFRVRVPGAHRVSVVGETRTDLKLNKSRVWEGEVSSGNGLQQLKLAASLGESSDMAVLMTFDIKQLGGEV from the exons ATGTCGGCTGAAGTTGCAATCCAGAAgttctccttccccttctctgCGGCGGCGCGCCTTGCTCCACAAGATGAGGTGACCCAGAAAGGATGCGTGCTGGTGAAGGCCCTGGAGCTTCGTGGCCTCCGGGAGAGTCCAGTGTTAAGCAAACTGAGCCCAGTGCTTAAAAAAAGTCAGGCTCCGGAGTGTCCAGGGCCTTCTCCTGGGGCAGAAATGGCAGCTGTCCAGGTCCTGGCCTCCCAGAGCGCTGTGCTCTCCGGGCGAAGTGTGTTTGAGAAACTGATTGTGGAGGGCGAGGATCAACGCCCTGCGGCCAAGAGGCAACTGTCGTGCGAGAGCGCGGCCAGGACCATCAGCGTGGTGAAGAAGAGTGCAGTGAGAAAGGAGGCAGAAGAACAGAGATGCCTGAAACCGAGAGCACACCTGGGACAGAaggcggcgccgccgccgccgccggtcgcggcaacagggaggaggaagcgTCGAAAGGACCTTTTCACCAACTCTGACGTCTTCCACAGGCTCGATGCACATGTCATCAGGGCAGGAGCGGAG ttgaAGGAGAAGTGTGTGCATGATGTGAAGACAATCGTACAGCGAATCACACAAGGATCTAGAAATGAGCTGGACAGGCTTCGTGCCATCTGGGTCTGGCTGTGCAACAACATCG AGTACGACGTGAGCGGTTACCTCGGCCGCTCGGAGAAGTTGAGCTCCCCAGAGGAGGTGATAGCGGCCGGTCGGGGTGTTTGCTGTGGCTACTCCAACCTCTGCACAGAGATGTGCAG GGAGGTGGATATCGAGTGCCAAGAGGTGCCGGGCCACAGTAAGGGCATCGGGTACCGTCAGGGCCAGAGCCTCAAGAATGTGAGATCGGATCACCTGTGGAACACTGTGCTTCTAGGAGGACAGTGGTTCCTGTTGGACGCCTGTTGGGGAGCGGGACGAGTGGACGTGGAACACGAAAGCTTCGTCAAAAG GTTCGATGATTTCTATTTCCTCGCGGACCCAGAGGAGTTCATCGACTCGCACTTCCCCGATGAGGAGAAATGGCAGCTCCTGGAGACGCCCATACCCCTGGAGGAGTTTGAGAGGAGGGTCTTCAAGACCTCAGCCTTCTTCACCATGGGGCTCAGGCTGATTCAGCCCCATCACTTTCACATTGTCACAG ATGAAGGTGAGGCGAATGTTTCCCTCGGCTTCTCCAGACCTACCACGTTCACCTATGAGATCACGCAGCACCAGGATCTCCTCCACTGCGGAACCTCAGAGCAGAAAGACTCCAGCAACTCTTCATTCGGCCTCATGACCGTCAACCATCGCAGCATGAAGCTGCAGCTCCTGCCTCCTGCAAGCGGCACGTATGACGTCAAGGTGTTCGCCAGGCCCGAGGCAGCCGTCACGCCTCTGACCTGGGTCTGCTCCTTCGCAGTCGAGTGTCAGACGCCCCGGGCCATGGAGGAGATCCCAGAGAACCCTTTTTTGTCTTGGGGCCTGCAGCCTGCTGCCGGATCTCTGGGCATCACCGGCAGCAGCCAGGGCAGCGAGGTCGCTGAGGTGGAAGGTGTCTTTGAGTTAGTGTTGAAGACATCCAGGCCCCTCATGTTGCTGTGTGAACTGGTTCACCCAGAGCTGGAGGCCGCTGTAGCCAAGCGCTGCCTGGCTACTCAGATTCAACCGGATGCTCTGACCTGCCACGTCCTGTGCCCCTTACGCGGCTTCTACCgcctgtcagtgtttgtgcgcGACTACGAGAAAACAGAAGTGAAGTTCCAGAACGCTGCAAACATCCTTTTACACAGCAAAGGGAAGGGGGTCGAACCGGATGAGCTCTTCCCTCCCAACCTGGGCTCGGTCTGTGGTCCCGGGACCCGCACGTCGGAGGCGGGCCTGTCCAAATTCAGCCATACGATGGCGTTGGTGAGCACGCAGCAAGGCAAGTGTAACATCACCTTTCACAATCAGCGGGACCTTGAGCTTCACACTGTGctcagcagggaggagaagaaagccGCAGCTCTTCCGCTCTCACGCCACCTCTTCTGCACGTACACAGACAGCAAGGTGACGGTGAGCGTCAGCCTACCTGATGCTGGCGTGTACCGGCTGGGCCTGTACGCCAAGACGGCCCCCGGCGGAGACTTCAACCCCATGTGTGACTTTGTTCTGAGGAACAGCTGCGATCAGCCGGGGCCTCCGTTCCCCTGCGTCTACTCAGCCTGGAGGAAAGGCTGCGTGCTCTTTGAGCCTCGCGTGGGCCTGCTGGAGCCCCTCTCCTGGGTCCGCTTCAGGGTGAGGGTCCCTGGGGCCCACAGGGTGAGCGTGGTGGGAGAGACGCGAACTGATCTGAAGCTGAACAAGAGCAGAGTCTGGGAGGGTGAGGTTTCCAGCGGGAACGGCCTCCAACAACTGAAACTGGCCGCCTCCTTGGGGGAGTCCAGTGACATGGCTGTTTTGATGACCTTTGATATTAAGCAGTTGGGGGGAgaagtgtga